AAACCAAGATTCCTCTTCACACTCGTCGGCAAACGCATTGGAATGGCAGCACCCAATATTTGGATTAACATACCAAAAAGCATTAATGAAATTGCCAATACCCCTACGTTTAAGAAGCACCTGAAGTCATGTCTCTTTAAtgcatgatttattttgttttgtatggtttatgattatgttgtattattgtattcgatGCAAATTTTTGTAAAGCGCTAGGTACAAACGTGAATAACGTTTcttaagtattattattactattatgtattggagtacatggaaaaGTAGTCATTGCCGAACATATAACCAATTTGAAGTATCCATGggtataatgattttttttttgaagtcttagaaattcataaattgtgcaaattttcacCTATTAGCttgtctcatttttctttttcccctaaaaacaagtttttatttggattGGATTATAAATTTATTAATGAATTGTTAAGTTTGGAAAGTAATTTGATTCGAATCATCGAGTTGAGAACCTTTATCGGAATTCCActgaaaagagaaattccaTTGAATTATAAGCACCGTACTCATTCCTAacttttcaaaatcataaaaagcgCATCGCTGATTCATTCTTATTCCTTTTCACGATGCTGATGGCGAATTTGCCTACGTaggtgttggggggggggggggcttcagtatatatatatatatgaagagtttagttgcaaaacgggttaggtccactttttaccatcccgagaaaaaacatgtttcttattttcactagattgtcatgatgtactaccctactATGTGAACATGAAATTGGATAtcaaagaaatttacctgtcttcaatttttttctataatattcttttaaaatttatcattgtggacctaaccccttttagattggaatgaatccaatctattttgataaaaaagtgacttttaTTTGCCACTTTTAATTTACGTTttcatatgaatttcaaattttctttgttctcaTCAGAACGAataaaaatttagaggttttgagacagaaaacaaaaaaattaagaacaatggacctaaccccttttgaaaaatgagCTGTTCAGaatagtttgtttgcaaaaggggttaggtccactccaagaaaatccgtttttttattctcccatattacaatatttttatgcgaaactaaattttcatgataccttaccatgagaacataaaattgagtatacaagaaatctacctgtcttgatatttttttagatattccTTCCCAAAAAATCTCTGTGGACCTAACTCTTTTGGCaacaaaactgaaatggacctaaccccttttgaaaaaaggtgaCCTTTCTTTGGCGTTTTAGACTTTTCTTTGGTACCATCTTAGAGatctactaaaaatctatacactTCTTGCAGCACCGCCATGTCTAAGTGCTAATGGAATAGATTTTCTTTGCGTCTCTCTTTCCATTTGATTCAGCATTAATGAATGTCGCTTGTGACGTTTtccaaatattttattcaagcACGAGTGATCTACCTTGGCTTCAATAACGTTTTAACCTCCACAATAAATCAGCACTTAAAAATAACGTTCACTTATTGATCATCATTTCCAAGACAGCTTGCTCTAATTGGGTCTGAAACGGGTAGACAATGAAACAAATCAGACGATTCCTTTCTGAAGATGCTTACAATATTGAATTGCTTAGTTGATATTTAACTTAGTAGTTCGCACATTTCAACATTTGTTGTGTGTTATTGTGCAAGGTTTtctattttaaaataatattagcGCTATGTGATGGGCCAGAATTTGTCTGAAACACTGAGTGGGGATACCTTGAACAAATATGCTGTTTTATGATATCATAATATTATAAACTTTCCTTCACATCCAAACCATCCTCAGACCATTCTcaactacactgtaaaaatatcGGGTAAGTTTtgtttaccaccacgagggtaattatgtgtccaaccaatttgcggcagtattttacccaatgagGGAAGCATAATTGTCCAGTAACGTTAAACATTCAGCagtaatttattttgaatgggcaaaattttcatcacactggataaataaaaatttccAAAGAAATGGCAAATTTTGGCttgacacataattaccctcatggagcacttgtactcaatatttttttgagtGTACATCTATAAGCCGTGCCAGTACGTTGTTCCGTTCCCACCAAGTTGAAAATCGTTCTTCTCAATACATTTTGCCAGAATATAGTATATgaactattttgttttgaattggaTATCATAAACCGTAGAGCTCCACATCCGGCCTAGTTAACGTAATATATATTGCATACTGTTGCGACaccaattatttttcttttttcacaaaacttgaGCTCGattttctgacattttcacaGAGGGTAATGACTTACAGTTGGTAGGATGGCTTAAGAACCACCACCTCTCCAATGTTGGCTCGCATTTAGTATGGGGCTTTATCAAAGTTTGGTTGTACGATAACGGCTAAacctactgaaatccttcaatccgattggctgatggtaaatttgtGATAGCAAATGTGCGtttgtttttttgtgaaatggggCCCTGCTTTCTGCGTACGATGCGTGATTCAGACGAAATAATTCAATGTCAAGTAAAGTGGTGCCGCTTAGAATGCCAGGCTTTTAAGCACCACTTAAAAGTTGTGCTTTTATAGCTAACCCGATATGACGGGGATAATTGTGGCAGTTGACATCCCATCGCGATGAAAATGCGGTCGTCCATCACgaattattcattttacacTGTagtagtatttttttcaatacaccttgattggattttttttcatattgcatCAAGGTTATATAAAATCAGAATGCTTTTCATAGGTGGAGAGGGCTTCATAAATCTGTATTAATTTATACCGTTGACATGGTTGATGCAGTCTACAAAAAATCTTTACCGTACATGTAGATTGCTTGAGCGATTCGGCATGAACTAAGATGAGCTTCAACGGACGGTTGGAAATTTTATGTCAGTTTAATTACCCCCATTTGATCAACCTCCCACAGATTAAAAATAACCATAAGGATTGACGTTGAACATGATGGATTATAAGGCTCGCTATACAATAAATTCGTGTGACTGCTTCAGTATATCTCCAACCGCGCTTGACTCTCTTTCGCACTCCCAGAAGTAACTGATCCTAATAAGTGGAGGTCTTTTTTGGTTTCTATGCAACCTCTTTTTAGAggaagactttacaacaaaaaatcattaacgtAGATTGCTTGAGCGGATCGGCATGCGCCTAGATGAGCTTCAAAGAGCCTGTTTTTGGTTCTCGATAAAACTAAGAGAAGCATTTGACGTTGCTGGAGACAAATATTAAAACTGAAATGATGGATTTCGGAATTGAAAGTCCGAAAATTTCGGCAAGTAGCAAGTTGTTCCAAAATGAAAGCTTGTCGCGTAGCATGGATTCAGGAATAGGAAGTTCGGCAATTATAGCAGTAGTGATGAAGTCATGGTAGATAATACGATGGACATTAGCATACCTCAAGATGTGCAAATCCCGATATACGACCCAAGTCTTGCAGCCTTGTATTACATTCTTCTAGCGATAGCCCCTGTTGCAGTTGTGGGAAATGGACTAACATACAAAATACTTCGGGATGACAGGAGTGgctttgatgacgtcatgaaaAAGATCTTGAACTCGTTAACCACATCCTATGCTGTTTTCGCCATAGGGGAAGCATTGGTGTCTCTATTACAGATTGCCCCTTTAGACCTGAACGTGAAAGAAAAGGTGTGTATGTACCAAGCCCCACTGATCTATATGTGTCTCTTTTTGTCTATAAGCTTAACCTGCCTCCTGAAAATTAATCGTTACATCACGGTCACAAGACCCCTTCGACATCACCTGATAGTAACGGATCGGAGAGCATCAGTAATGATTGGAGTGGTCATAGCTAAATCGGTGCTCCTGACCATCCCCGCGACACCTTTTCCAGGAACTCCTGCAGAACAACTTCAGAGACACTCCTGTACGCAGAACGAGGAAGGTACTAAGGGCAGCTACTATCTCATATTCTTGATTGCCTACGTAGTCCTAGGCACTGGTATAACAGTCATCTCGACGGTCCGGTTGTTGGGTATTTCCAGAAGGCAGTCGAGAGCCATTGCAGGTTTTCGCAAACATACAGATAATGTGGTCTCCAGTTCGGGAGGAACGAAAGTCACCGGCAAGAGCATACAGGCCGTCAACACATCAGCTGGTAATTCAAACTCAGATGGAAGCGACGATGTGGCTAATATTACGAAGAAGCAGCATTCCCGTAACAGGAGAGCCTTCTTCACCATctttatcttgaatattgtgGTCATTTTCTCGTGGATCCCTCTGATTATCTTTTACATACTTGCCTTTAGTGGTGTCAAGGTTTCACCAATTTTGAAGTGCGTTATGATGATCTCTATCATGTCAACAACATGTTGGCATTGGCTGATTTATATCACAACTAACAAGGTGTTTCGTGAAACAACCCTGTCCATCCTCAAGAAATTCCGGGCCAATCTCTCTTGGTAGTAGGCCTACAGACGAAGGTGT
This window of the Lytechinus variegatus isolate NC3 chromosome 14, Lvar_3.0, whole genome shotgun sequence genome carries:
- the LOC121427966 gene encoding rhodopsin, GQ-coupled-like — translated: MDISIPQDVQIPIYDPSLAALYYILLAIAPVAVVGNGLTYKILRDDRSGFDDVMKKILNSLTTSYAVFAIGEALVSLLQIAPLDLNVKEKVCMYQAPLIYMCLFLSISLTCLLKINRYITVTRPLRHHLIVTDRRASVMIGVVIAKSVLLTIPATPFPGTPAEQLQRHSCTQNEEGTKGSYYLIFLIAYVVLGTGITVISTVRLLGISRRQSRAIAGFRKHTDNVVSSSGGTKVTGKSIQAVNTSAGNSNSDGSDDVANITKKQHSRNRRAFFTIFILNIVVIFSWIPLIIFYILAFSGVKVSPILKCVMMISIMSTTCWHWLIYITTNKVFRETTLSILKKFRANLSW